One window of Macrococcus sp. 19Msa1099 genomic DNA carries:
- a CDS encoding alpha/beta hydrolase, which produces MKKRYLLIIILVALTVMAFALIFGWYKKENPALNHDTVFDELGVAMNVKLISDVQYGKDAPNSQMDIIMPKKIKSGDKLPLIIWTHGGGYIAGDKKHKNAYLARIAERGFIIANMNYALAPAHKYPVPLIQEKQAAQFMKRNTFHLPIDFNQIIIGGDSAGAQIAAQFAAIQTNELLRKEMQEEAVFAPDDIKGVILFGGLYDMNTVRATKFPRIEDFMESYTGEKYWEREFKQIDQMSITQQVTGKYPPTFLTVGDADPFESQAIELVKVLQENKVPNSTSFFDGSHRLRHQYQFHMNLKESQITYDKVIKFLSTFTDQALYNTLEEEPLTTKTK; this is translated from the coding sequence ATGAAGAAAAGATACTTATTAATTATAATTTTAGTTGCTTTAACTGTGATGGCGTTTGCATTAATATTTGGATGGTATAAAAAAGAAAATCCCGCATTAAATCATGATACGGTATTCGATGAACTTGGTGTGGCAATGAATGTTAAGCTGATTTCTGACGTCCAATATGGCAAAGATGCACCAAACTCACAAATGGATATTATTATGCCGAAGAAAATTAAATCAGGAGACAAATTACCGCTTATTATATGGACACATGGCGGGGGATATATCGCAGGTGATAAAAAACATAAAAATGCCTATCTTGCACGTATTGCAGAGCGGGGCTTTATTATTGCAAATATGAACTATGCGCTTGCACCTGCCCATAAATATCCCGTACCTTTAATTCAGGAAAAGCAAGCTGCACAGTTTATGAAGCGTAATACATTCCATCTTCCGATTGATTTTAATCAAATTATTATTGGCGGAGATTCAGCAGGAGCACAAATTGCAGCGCAGTTTGCAGCAATTCAAACGAATGAATTATTAAGAAAAGAAATGCAGGAAGAAGCGGTCTTTGCCCCGGACGATATTAAAGGGGTAATATTATTTGGTGGATTATATGATATGAATACGGTAAGAGCAACAAAATTTCCACGAATTGAAGATTTTATGGAAAGCTATACTGGAGAAAAATATTGGGAGCGCGAGTTTAAACAGATTGATCAGATGTCTATTACGCAGCAAGTAACAGGAAAGTACCCTCCAACATTTCTGACAGTAGGAGATGCAGACCCATTTGAAAGTCAGGCAATAGAACTGGTCAAAGTGTTGCAAGAAAATAAAGTACCGAATTCGACCTCATTTTTTGATGGCTCACATCGATTAAGACATCAATATCAATTTCATATGAATCTAAAGGAATCTCAAATAACATATGATAAAGTGATTAAGTTTCTGAGCACGTTTACTGATCAAGCATTGTATAATACGTTAGAAGAAGAACCGCTTACAACGAAAACGAAATAG
- a CDS encoding NAD-dependent epimerase/dehydratase family protein encodes MKDKVLLTGATGYIGKYISSQLAAQYDIYAMSKYPSEPLEGVTWLTGDMFSLNDCIDAMAHVDFGIYFIDPNKRSSRMNDTKFRDINAISADNFARAAEIAQLKAIFYVSGTTEDQETLNILRSYKTPVHASVTSVKRKGIVAQTQSSEINDVRSIQRTLMPSNWSIADLSHHYFNWLSDMAFNIINVKRQDNVYTIYAAGKHVLTLSEDEGKSDENRMVYKITDGALYKNTLTSRARMEFRRLKHTDTLIIALHDYEPTIPWLIYILIQLPVYHLSMKIFDVEMRIARFQEDKANGIEKQYTK; translated from the coding sequence TTGAAAGATAAAGTATTACTCACAGGCGCAACAGGATATATTGGTAAATATATATCAAGTCAATTGGCAGCACAGTATGATATTTATGCGATGAGTAAATATCCGAGCGAACCATTAGAAGGCGTCACCTGGCTTACTGGCGATATGTTCTCTTTGAATGACTGTATTGATGCGATGGCCCACGTAGATTTTGGAATATACTTTATTGATCCCAATAAACGTTCCAGCAGAATGAACGATACAAAGTTTCGTGATATCAATGCTATCAGTGCAGATAATTTTGCACGTGCTGCAGAGATTGCACAATTGAAAGCAATTTTCTATGTATCTGGTACAACAGAAGATCAAGAAACATTGAATATTCTGCGTAGCTACAAAACACCGGTTCATGCCTCAGTCACATCAGTTAAACGTAAAGGGATTGTTGCACAAACACAGAGTTCAGAAATCAATGATGTGAGAAGTATTCAACGTACGTTGATGCCGTCAAACTGGTCGATAGCTGACTTGAGTCATCATTATTTTAATTGGTTGAGTGATATGGCCTTTAATATTATTAACGTAAAACGTCAAGATAATGTATATACGATTTATGCAGCGGGCAAGCATGTACTTACGTTATCTGAGGATGAAGGAAAAAGTGATGAAAACAGAATGGTTTATAAGATAACAGACGGTGCATTATACAAAAATACACTAACAAGTCGTGCACGTATGGAGTTTAGAAGATTGAAGCACACTGACACCCTTATCATTGCACTTCATGATTACGAACCTACGATACCATGGCTCATCTATATATTGATACAATTACCGGTGTATCATCTTTCAATGAAAATCTTTGATGTTGAGATGCGTATTGCTCGCTTTCAGGAAGATAAAGCAAATGGTATAGAAAAACAGTATACAAAGTAA
- a CDS encoding DUF47 domain-containing protein → MFNKKKDKFAVQLEAMAENLDRAAVAFGDMTFHNAFDLKKYADTIKAYETNGDELMHQMISDLNQTFITPIEREDILALSNAIDDVMDAMEETSAMFEMYSIEYSDEYMAEFVQNIQGCAKEIKIAVTLVAEKKLSHVRVHSINIKEHETNCDGILRQSIKHILSVETDPLTVMKVKDIYQSLEDIADKCQAVANILESIIMKNS, encoded by the coding sequence ATGTTTAATAAGAAGAAAGATAAATTTGCGGTTCAATTAGAAGCGATGGCAGAGAATCTAGATCGTGCTGCTGTAGCATTTGGTGACATGACATTTCACAATGCGTTTGATTTAAAGAAATATGCGGATACAATTAAAGCCTATGAAACAAATGGTGATGAACTGATGCACCAAATGATTTCAGATTTAAATCAAACATTCATCACACCCATTGAACGTGAAGATATTCTTGCTCTTTCAAATGCAATTGATGATGTTATGGATGCTATGGAAGAAACATCAGCAATGTTTGAAATGTATTCAATTGAATACTCAGATGAGTATATGGCTGAATTTGTTCAGAACATTCAAGGATGCGCAAAAGAAATTAAGATTGCAGTGACGCTCGTTGCTGAGAAGAAGTTATCCCATGTGCGCGTACATTCGATTAATATTAAGGAACATGAAACAAACTGTGACGGTATTTTAAGACAGTCAATTAAACATATCTTATCTGTAGAAACGGATCCGTTAACTGTGATGAAAGTAAAAGATATTTATCAGTCTTTAGAGGATATTGCTGATAAATGCCAGGCAGTTGCGAATATACTTGAATCTATCATTATGAAGAATAGTTAA
- a CDS encoding inorganic phosphate transporter, whose protein sequence is MEPIIIFTFAIVFFALAFDFINGFHDTANAIATAVSTKALKPRHAILMAAVLNFVGAILFHGVAKTVTKDIVDPFTLQNGQVVILAALISAITWNLITWYFGIPSSSSHTLIGSIAGAAIASGGFGILEYAGFTKIIVGLLISPLLAFIVGYIMYTIIKTVFKNANLTKTNRNFRFLQIFTAAAQAFAHGSNDAQKAMGIITMALISAGMQTGSTEPQTWVQLSCAAAMGLGTAVGGWKIIKTVGGNIMKIRPANGVAADLSSAFIIFGATHFHLPVSTTHVVSSSILGVGSSHRVKGVKWTTAQRMIITWVITLPISAIIAAIIYFVVNFITHIF, encoded by the coding sequence ATGGAACCGATTATTATTTTTACATTTGCGATTGTGTTCTTCGCGTTAGCTTTTGATTTTATCAACGGTTTTCACGATACGGCGAATGCAATTGCAACTGCAGTCTCAACGAAAGCTTTGAAGCCTCGTCATGCGATATTGATGGCAGCTGTACTGAACTTTGTAGGAGCAATTCTTTTTCATGGGGTAGCGAAGACGGTTACGAAAGATATTGTAGACCCATTTACGTTACAAAACGGTCAAGTGGTCATCCTTGCGGCATTAATCAGTGCGATTACATGGAACTTAATCACATGGTATTTTGGGATTCCGAGTTCGTCGTCACATACATTGATTGGATCAATTGCAGGCGCTGCAATTGCATCAGGTGGTTTTGGAATTCTGGAATATGCAGGATTTACGAAGATTATTGTAGGGTTATTGATTTCACCATTACTTGCATTTATCGTTGGTTATATCATGTATACAATTATTAAAACAGTATTTAAGAATGCAAACTTAACGAAAACAAATCGTAATTTCAGATTCCTGCAGATTTTCACAGCAGCAGCGCAAGCTTTTGCACACGGGTCTAATGATGCGCAAAAAGCGATGGGTATTATTACGATGGCATTAATCTCAGCCGGGATGCAGACCGGAAGTACTGAACCTCAGACATGGGTACAGCTTTCATGTGCAGCAGCGATGGGATTAGGTACAGCAGTAGGAGGATGGAAGATTATTAAAACAGTTGGTGGTAATATCATGAAGATTCGTCCAGCCAACGGTGTTGCAGCAGACTTATCATCTGCATTTATCATCTTTGGAGCAACACATTTTCATCTACCTGTATCCACAACGCACGTTGTATCCTCTTCAATTCTAGGTGTGGGATCAAGTCACCGTGTTAAAGGCGTGAAGTGGACGACAGCACAGCGTATGATTATTACATGGGTGATTACATTGCCGATTTCAGCCATCATTGCAGCGATTATCTATTTTGTTGTTAACTTCATTACACATATTTTTTAA
- a CDS encoding alpha/beta fold hydrolase, protein MEHIVFVHSASEQTKESGSNPLLRTIPQGEYVWHKHRYPRDKGQVYELWVEPFIESLNEIDDHEPVTLIGHSFGGTVIMKYLTENQVTQKIKQVILIGSPLFGCDDKFSDEQNKLREDAEDYIDVPITHIQSVDDDRVDIKHQMCWQQQFPQMNIITKQFGQHEFHDGIDELNQLL, encoded by the coding sequence ATGGAACATATAGTATTTGTACATAGTGCAAGTGAACAAACAAAAGAGAGTGGTAGTAATCCTTTGCTGAGAACGATTCCGCAAGGTGAGTACGTGTGGCATAAGCACCGCTATCCAAGAGACAAGGGACAGGTCTACGAATTATGGGTGGAACCATTCATTGAAAGTTTGAATGAAATTGATGATCATGAACCTGTCACCTTAATTGGGCACTCGTTCGGTGGCACTGTAATTATGAAGTACTTAACTGAAAATCAAGTGACACAAAAAATTAAACAAGTGATTCTTATCGGGTCCCCTTTGTTTGGCTGCGATGACAAGTTTAGCGATGAGCAGAATAAGTTAAGAGAAGATGCAGAGGACTATATCGATGTACCCATTACGCACATTCAGTCTGTTGATGATGATCGTGTAGACATCAAACACCAAATGTGCTGGCAACAACAATTTCCACAAATGAATATCATTACAAAACAATTCGGGCAGCACGAATTTCATGATGGTATAGATGAATTGAATCAATTACTTTAA
- a CDS encoding GntR family transcriptional regulator, producing the protein MIPKQWMNQLSTGEQIALDLRYKIISKQIKDGEKLSENTLAQMYKVSRSPVRDAVKILSNDKLIRLERMGAVIMALSENDIKELYDMRLMIESFSFEKIRKKDISKVVLELHKKLEMMKVAVKFNDAAEFAMQDILFHQTMIESIHHKQLEKLWMSIKPTMLILNLISMEERMKFNKGDFERIFKNHHEYITTVEQRDRKGYKKVLHMNFDDVHEEIDDLFYSQTKEEN; encoded by the coding sequence ATGATACCTAAACAATGGATGAATCAACTTTCAACAGGAGAGCAGATAGCATTAGATTTGAGGTATAAGATTATTTCTAAGCAGATTAAGGATGGAGAGAAGCTTTCAGAGAATACATTAGCTCAGATGTACAAGGTGAGTCGTTCACCCGTAAGAGATGCGGTAAAAATTTTATCTAATGATAAATTGATTCGTTTAGAACGGATGGGTGCAGTGATAATGGCTTTATCAGAAAATGATATAAAAGAACTTTATGACATGAGACTGATGATTGAAAGCTTTAGTTTTGAAAAGATCAGAAAAAAGGATATATCTAAAGTCGTACTGGAACTCCATAAGAAACTTGAAATGATGAAAGTAGCGGTTAAATTTAATGATGCTGCGGAGTTTGCTATGCAGGATATTCTTTTCCATCAGACGATGATCGAAAGTATTCACCATAAGCAATTAGAAAAGTTATGGATGAGCATTAAACCGACAATGCTGATACTGAACCTAATTTCGATGGAGGAAAGAATGAAGTTTAATAAAGGTGATTTTGAACGCATCTTTAAGAATCATCATGAATATATCACGACTGTTGAACAAAGAGATAGAAAAGGTTATAAAAAAGTACTTCATATGAATTTTGATGATGTTCATGAAGAAATAGATGATTTATTCTATTCTCAAACGAAGGAGGAAAATTAA